In Gossypium hirsutum isolate 1008001.06 chromosome A10, Gossypium_hirsutum_v2.1, whole genome shotgun sequence, the DNA window TTGGCTCCATGATTATCTAATGATTGTGTtagactttaaaaaattaatttttttttactttggtaaCCCAATGGCCTGCAccagggtttttttttaaatcgtatcaTACTGGTATATAAAATaccagtatttaaaaaaaattggttctgGTCATTTAATGGCTGAAACCAgagatgtaaaaaaaaatattgttgtaTGGCCAGCACCAGCTACCTTTTTCGTATCTCAATACAATTTTTTACTTTGGTACACTGATAGTCGGCAccagttaaattaaaaaataataattttttggtgATGGTCGGCACcagaaatgtaaaaaaaaaagggtaCTAGCCAGTAGATGGCCAGCACCAGATATTTTTTGTGTCTCAATGCATTTTTTTTACCTTGGTACACTGATGGCCGGCACTAGagatgtaaaaagaaaaaattcttAGGTGTTGGCCATGTAATGGCCGGCACCAAGTACAATTTTGGCTCCCTatgcaaaattttttttgaaatattgatgGTCGGCACctgtgtatttttttaaaaaatggtgtTGGCCATGTGATGGCCGGCACTagagatataaaaaaattacatgaaaaaaagataatttaaatgaaataagaaaaaaatttaaatttacatggaataaaataatttaaatgaaatgacaaaaaattaaattaaaataggaagatagataatttaaatgaaatgaaaaaaatttaaatttaaatgaaataaggaaaaaattaaattaaaatggaaaGAAAGGTAATTTGAAATGTTACTCGTTGTGattgatatgaaaaaaaaaacttgtatattaggaaaaaaataaatttaaatgaaaaaaaatcaatgaaatgaaatgtaatttgtaatgaatatgaaatgaaatgaaatgatgattatgaaatggaataaaagtttaaataaaaataaattataaatttaaatgaaaatgaaaataaaaactgaaatgataaataaataaatttaaatagaaaatttaaatttaaatgaaatgaaatgtaaatgaaatgaaatggatattaaaatgaaaatgaaaaaaaaaagttgaaatgaTGGGGCCTGTGCCTGTGTCAGGCCTGCGTTATTGACCAAAGCCAATTTGGCCTTCCAATGGCCGACAATAGGATAACatttaacacaattttttttcaattttgccccTACTTAGCCGCTATAGTCTCTCTTTATAAATTGGCTATTTCAACCTATAACTGCCAACCATCGCCAACCGACGACCACCGATCACCTCCAAACACCTTCGTCAACCGTTGGTCATCGTCAACCATCGCCGACCACCGCCGATCACTCCATGGATCTTaatcttaatataattttaaataacaaCAACCACATTGCAACCTATGTGGATAAggtaaatgagaaaaaaaatgtctcatttaattttaaatattaattaaatttaaaaaaatacaattattttaagaaattaatacacgaaaatataaaaaatgaaaccttaaatcctaaacaattacattaaatttatagatataaaaaaatacaaacattctaaaaaaataatacaattattttgaatagtagtttcttcaaaaTTAATCGTCTTCTGCTTGAATCAAGTATACGTTGCATCAGTACAGGATAATTGGATAGATGAAACGATTAGCAAAGTTAAAAAGAAACAGAATACCAGTTGCTTAAACCAAGAGAAAATTAATCATCTTCTGCTTGAATCATGTCTACATTACATGGTCAGcaccaaaaaaaatttttttttacatctcTAGTGCCGACTATTACATGGCCagtacccaaattttttttttacatctcTGGTGTCGGCCATTACATGGTCAgcattcaaaaatatatatatttttttaaaaattaactggTGCCAGCCATCAGTgtaccaaagtaaaaaaaattgcattgGGACACAAAAAAAGTCTCTGGTGTCGGCCATCTACTGgttataatcaattttttttaaatactggaatttttgtatacatgtatgatacgatttaaaaaaaaataccctGGTTCCGGCCATTAGGTTcccaaagtcaaaaaaatcaaatttttgaagcCTAATACAATCATCAGGTAATCATGGGGCCAAGACACTAGATAGTGCCGGTCATTGGGTTCCCCAAACCCCAATCTACTGTTCATTTTAGGTCATTTTGCTGATTGTTTTTGAACCTGAGCCATtcttataaatattgaaattttttggGTTAGATTGGTAAAATAGCCAAATTGTGGAAGAGGTATATGGCTGTGCTGAGTTTGATTGTCTACTCTCATCAACACGAGACTGCTGATGAAACGTTAAGGTTTTAGCCGTGCATAAGTGACCGATTCTAAGGGTCACATTAAAGGCATGATAACTTTATAAAAAAgtcattgattttttatttaatttttcattttttaacttaattttcgttatttatcaaatcatctcaaaataaataaaaaaattaacatttgttaagtttcacaattaattaaaatttttaaaattaaaaatatatatttatatttttaagataatttttaatatttttaatatttgtaaaaaattaattgCTAACATAACAATCTATGTGTATAACacgtcagcaaagttaacaaatattaacttttctaTTAATTTTGGGATGATTTAACAAACAACACAAGTTTAAAAGACGTAAAAATTTAAACGGAGAGCTAAAATGATCATTTCTTGAAAAATTGGAGGGTCACATAAATATTATGTTATGTAGATTTAATAACAACTAATgactaattaaaacttaatttgaagttataTATATTACGCATGCCAATATATAATGACAAATAGAAGTTAAAAGAGATAAATGAAGCTAACCAAGATTGaaataatattcatatttatattattaaaatagtcatattttattatatcaagtgtttattattgattgtTTATAAactgtaatatatatttattactaaaatattaatttcaataatatattaaaatactagttaaaatttaaaattattattaacggtaaattttatttttgaaataaaagtgtattattaaataattttattaaaacaataaatcatattaattataataattgaatatatgataaaatataaatatgtatgtttaataatattaaaaattaaaaacttattattaatataataaaatttaactttattcaaaattttcatataaaaatcaaGTTAATTATAACAACATCCATTTAAAAAATAACGaagttaatttcaaaaaaaaaaagaaatttatttttatttccagtAAACTATTTTctattaatcaatttttttaaaaaaaatgaaaatataaaagaatattttccataaaataaatactcttactGTTTCAAAATAATAGTCACCCTTTGCTGTAAATCGTTGAACTCAAATAGTCAAATGGTACATTAAGAAAGGGGATGAGTTATTCTTTAAAATGAACTTGGATCATGGTCATGGGCTTCATGGGCAATGCCTTATCCAATATCTGGAGTTTGGGgggaaaaattagaaattattttaagaaatcaaaaggttaaaatatggaatcaaaatatttttaaaatataaaaaattaagaaattaaaattactagtacctttttttaaaatatttaaaataattgttaaaaaatgtcgaaaatttaaattattttaatcactttttttttaatatggtatCTTCATtcttaaaaagttatttttattctcataattttttttattacctcCTAAAAACTCTTTCAATAATGTATCAAATAATGATCTTATATATAATTTCGTTCCCATACATGGATAAAAGACTTTCAGCCGTTGATTTTAACCAAGCATTTTGGTTAAGATACTTTGTAAGTTGAAAGGCAAATAGAAGCCACAAATCTCAACCATGGAAAACCAGCTATTTTTTCCCTGATAATACTCCCAAATCACGTTGTGGACATCATACTGCCACTTCACCATGTTTTCACTTCCATAACTTCTAATATCTCTGCCTATTTCTGATTACTGAAGAAAATTTAAGCATCTTTTTGCCTACACAATATGAAGTGGAATTTAAACCTGCTTCCATATATAGCCAGTCCATTTAGTGCCAACTAAGTTTTTACATAGACTAAAATGGAAGCTAATTCTCCAAATTCACAGTCACACTAAGCCAAGCTTTACCTTCTTTGATGAGGCTACTACAGAAATTGGGCCTTATTGATGctcaaaatcatcaactaatTAGCAGCGATACTATAATATTATACAAGAGAAcagtatttttaaagaaaaacccaGTTAGAAACATGCAGCATTCTTTTACATTACATACCTATCTAATATggccattttatcaaatattggATATCTGTCATTCCGACAGACATTTAAACTTACACTATCATGGCCTGAGAACTACCAAAGGTGAATATATAAAACCTCTCTTAAATTCACACCAATATACATACCACGAAAGACTCAATGTCACAGTTCATGACCTTGGTTGTTAGTGATTTATCAGGTTAACATAGACAAAGTGCAGGAATTGAAAAAGAATAATATAATCTGTTAGAGGCTTTAATATACAAAATCACTGCAAAAACATAGGTTATCAATCTTTGTATCATAAAGCGAACCCACACCCTTGTTAAGAAATGCCCTTATGTCATAATTCATGACCTCGTTCGCTAATCAATAATCCAacaaataaaagatataaaaccTCAATCATAATCTAATTGGCTAGCATCTAAACCATGCACTGAAGGGAACGATTAGTGATAAACATGCAATTCATGCATTCAAAACGTGGCTGACTGGCAGTATCAAATTACTCTAATGATATCTAATTAGGAACTAGATAAAAAAGAGTACCTATGAATGTAGGCAAGAAAAAAAGCAAGTTAAAGGTGTGTTGTGACACCATAGAGTAATTGCAAGAAAGTGTCATTACTAGAGTAGTAATTACACCCTCTTGTAATTACAAAGAATTATAATTCTCTATATGTGTTTTGGCTAGTAGAGTGTAACTACatcttaaagaaataaaaaagctaAAGAAGTATGAAAGTCATCAAGACTAATTACTTGCATAATTCCTCCAATTCTCAGCACCTCGTAAGAAATGGAGCAAGTAATTAGGGTGCTACAATTATACTCAATTCGATGGGACTCACTAATTACAATAattacctatacatgccaaacataGGTAATTAGAAACGATTACATTGTGTGGCATCTCACTTTTATCTACCTCTCAGAAGGTAAATGAAAAACCTTGATATTTGATTCCATAAGATGTTACAAGAATATGTTTCCCTAATATAAGAAAAGCTAATtggaaatgaaagaaaacaaagtacAAGTTCTTtacctatattttaattttcttcgAGTATTTCTAGTACTAATCTATCTGAGTCTGATATTTATATACAGAACCAAATTTCTTACTAGGTTATCTTCTAAATCGAGATCCTTTGTTAGGTTTACCAGTATTCCTCCCATCCCATGAAGAAGACCAGAAAAACAGAGACATCCAGAAAAGAACAGCAAAGAAGATCCGTGCACGATCCTGAAATCTAGACAACTTTCCCTCTAACCCTGTTCCACAGACAAAAGAATCATAAGAATACCAGAACTGGTTGCCTTCAAAGCATTTCAATGGAATCTTGACTTCAAATACAACAAGCAAACAAGAAAGTCAAATTTAGCTAATTATAtgcaatgaaaaaaatatgggtcTTTTAATACCGCCCTTTGGTCGCATTACATTGTCATGACAGATATTTCTGATATCTATTACCAAAAATCACCATCTCCATAGCAACTTTCAAATTGGTACACACATTCGTGATCCCACtaacatataatttattataaaaataatcgaataaaagAATCAAATCACAAGCTTCAAATTTTACTTATGAGAACAcaaaactatataaaaattccCAAAAGAAAAGTTTTACATTTAATAAATCGTATTTCGTTCCTACTAAGGAAACAAAGAAGACTGCCCTATGGAATTGTGAATTGGTTCTAGTTTTCAATCCTCGAACCAGACCAATCCGCATTCCAAGTAACATTGGTTCTAAACAGTTGCTTTTACTCTTATGATGCATTAACGGATGATGTCTAAAATTAAGCACCAGTTCTTGTTAAAAAATACACTACTAATCTACTATGTGCACTTGGGTGTTAATTATggaaaacaacaacaaacaaaACACTCATCCACTTTTGAAGAGCCAGAAATGTTACTGGtaatctaaaatttttcttttccttttttgattCTTAAtccagaaaaaaagaaaataaagagagaacGAAAATATTAATTGCTACACTAAGCTTCTGAACTTACAACTAAAATATTTGCAATTtcaagactaaattttaaaggaaaaagaaaagaaaacaacttGACAACTAGATAGGAAAGACAATTTATGAGCAGAAAATATCCaaataaaatttccataattattCAAACACGCaagaaaaaatcaaagaaattaatccaAATCCAACTCCAATCGCATGAACACACAATCAGCAAacgttaaaaaaagaaaaaagaaaagagagaaaaaggtgGAAACCCGGGGGGTCAGAGTCAGGCGGAGAAGGTGGAGGGGAGCCGGCAGAGAGACAACGTGGAGGGCGGGTAGGGGAAAAGGAACGGAGGCTGACGGGAAGGGAGGGAGAGAGGGGATGAAACCTGGGGGGAAAGATCAAAGATTTGGAAAAGGAATAAGAGTGGTGGGGTGAAG includes these proteins:
- the LOC107897269 gene encoding uncharacterized protein, whose translation is MDTRKMEMLTPFAPSPHHSYSFSKSLIFPPRFHPLSPSLPVSLRSFSPTRPPRCLSAGSPPPSPPDSDPPGLEGKLSRFQDRARIFFAVLFWMSLFFWSSSWDGRNTGKPNKGSRFRR